Proteins from a genomic interval of Lolium perenne isolate Kyuss_39 chromosome 1, Kyuss_2.0, whole genome shotgun sequence:
- the LOC127293648 gene encoding AT-hook motif nuclear-localized protein 20, translating to MAWWAGSMGGMDLRNHLSQFGGPPGGGAMGGGDQAPTTPNSSGSNNHDDESGAAQDSPTAGAGDNSPTPGASGGSGGGGGSSSGRRPRGRPAGSKNKPKPPIIITRESPNTLRSHVLEIASGADIMEAVATFARRRQRGVSVLSGSGVVGNVTLRQPAAPPGSVVTLHGRFEILSLSGAFLPSPCPPGATGLAVYLAGGQGQVVGGTVVGELVASGPVMVVAATFSNATYERLPLADEEPGEGGIAPTGSDGMQLPEGPPLGGNGGMGAPPGLPDPSSMPFYNLPPNLMPNGGGQMSPHDVFGSFRPPPPAF from the coding sequence ATGGCGTGGTGGGCTGGGAGCATGGGCGGCATGGACCTCCGCAACCACCTCTCGCAGTTCGGCGGCCCGCCTGGCGGCGGTGCCATGGGAGGCGGCGACCAGGCACCAACCACGCCAAACAGCAGCGGGAGCAACAACCATGATGATGAGTCCGGAGCCGCACAGGACTCCCCCACTGCCGGCGCGGGCGACAACTCCCCTACCCCGGGCGCATCCGGAgggagcggcggcggagggggttCTTCGTCTGGCAGGCGGCCGCGAGGGAGGCCGGCTGGATCCAAGAACAAGCCCAAGCCGCCTATCATCATCACGCGGGAGAGCCCCAACACCCTGCGCTCGCACGTGCTCGAGATCGCCAGCGGCGCGGACATCATGGAGGCGGTCGCCACGTTCGCGCGCCGGCGCCAGCGCGGGGTCTCCGTTCTCTCCGGCAGCGGCGTCGTCGGCAACGTCACCCTGCGCCAGCCCGCGGCGCCGCCCGGCTCCGTCGTCACGCTTCACGGCCGCTTCGAGATCCTCTCCCTCTCCGGCGCCTTTCTACCCTCGCCTTGCCCGCCCGGGGCCACCGGCCTTGCCGTCTATCTCGCCGGCGGCCAGGGCCAGGTCGTCGGAGGCACGGTCGTCGGGGAGCTCGTAGCGTCTGGGCCCGTCATGGTCGTCGCGGCCACCTTCTCCAACGCTACCTACGAGCGCCTTCCGCTCGCCGATGAAGAGCCTGGCGAGGGGGGCATCGCACCCACCGGGTCAGACGGGATGCAGCTGCCGGAGGGACCGCCTCTCGGAGGAAATGGCGGGATGGGTGCGCCGCCCGGACTGCCAGACCCCTCCTCAATGCCATTCTACAACTTGCCGCCGAACCTGATGCCCAACGGCGGCGGTCAGATGTCGCCGCACGATGTGTTTGGCTCGTTTCGGCCACCACCGCCGGCCTTCTAG